In Cervus elaphus chromosome 16, mCerEla1.1, whole genome shotgun sequence, a single window of DNA contains:
- the ZNF484 gene encoding zinc finger protein 484 isoform X7, whose protein sequence is MWNDKTSSQSCLDQDIGFGTSQQGLSEDVSVWFEGIHVFPRDDLYSILEEFWQDDKQTRREKENQNKHLSPIIFTNKDILANKGNCDYNKDIGKKFHVNTNLVPSRKRLHYCNSFQKSLKPIVSLCNCNGNSATENFDKIIGYINTFTLMNSHTEMNACEYNQCKKLLSKQALIQHQKHHAGEDFHLFSDCVKLSTHKTHLFAHQRIYTEEKHHECTKCEMIFTQKSQFAVPHVYTREKPYVGTESGKKFSNSSHEKTPHTEETDYKCSAHGKAFIKKLDLFRLQRIPTGGKNPYDYSECGKNVSNNSNLSIHKKAHTGKKHFECIECGKSFTRKSTLSMHQKIHTGEKPYVCTECGKAFIRKSHFITHERIHTGEKPYECNDCGKSFIKKSQLHVHQRIHTGENPFICSECGKIFTHRTNLIIHQKIHTGERPYICTECGKAFTDRSNLIKHQKIHTGEKPYKCSDCGKSFTWKSRLRIHQKCHTGERHYECNECGKAFIQKSTLSMHQRIHKGEKPYVCTECGKAFFHKSHFITHERIHTGEKPYECSDCGKSFTKKSQLHVHQQIHTGEKPYRCAECGKAFTDRSNLFTHQKIHTGEKPYKCDDCGKAFTRKSGLHIHQQSHTGERHYECSECGKAFARKSTLIMHQRIHTGEKPYICTECGKSFIQKSHLNRHRRIHTGEKPYKCSDCGKGFIKKSQLLEHHRIHTGEKPYMCTECGKAFSIRSNLIKHQKIHTKQKPYKSSDFRKDFNWKTQFSVHQKSNTEGVECPVPQSWGRDTKL, encoded by the coding sequence atcagGATATTGGTTTTGGAACATCACAACAGGGACTATCTGAAGATGTTTCAGTCTGGTTTGAGGGAATACATGTCTTCCCAAGAGATGACCTATATTCCATTTTAGAAGAATTTTGGCAAGATGATAAACagacaagaagagaaaaggaaaaccagaaCAAACATTTAAGTCCTATCATCTTCACCAACAAGGATATACTAGCTAATAAGGGGAACTGTGACTATAATAAAGACATTGGGAAAAAATTTCATGTAAACACAAACCTTGTTCCTTCAAGAAAAAGACTCCATTACTGTAACTCATTTCAAAAGAGTTTGAAGCCTATTGTAAGCTTATGTAATTGTAATGGAAACAGTGCAACAGAAAATTTTGATAAGATTATTGGATATATTAATACTTTTACCCTTATGAATTCTCATACAGAAATGAATGCTTGTGAATATAATCAATGTAAGAAACTTCTGAGTAAGCAAGCTCTCATTCAGCATCAAAAACATCATGCTGGGGAGGACTTCCATTTATTCTCTGATTGTGTAAAACTCTCCACCCATAAGACACACctttttgcacatcaaaggattTACACTGAAGAGAAACATCATGAGTGCACCAAATGTGAGATGATCTTCACTCAGAAGTCCCAATTTGCTGTGCCTCATGTTTATACAAGAGAAAAACCCTACGTAGGCACTGAATCTGGGAAGAAATTTTCCAACTCAAGCCATGAGAAAACTCCTCATACTGAGGAGACTGACTATAAATGCAGTGCACATGGAAAAGCCTTTATCAAGAAGTTAGATCTGTTCAGACTCCAGAGAATTCCTACTGGAGGAAAAAACCCCTATGATTACAGTGAATGTGGAAAAAATGTCTCTAACAATTCAAATCTCAGTATACACAAAAAAGCTCATACTGGCAAGAAGCACTTTGAATGTATTGAGTGTGGAAAATCTTTCACAAGAAAATCAACACTAAGTATGCATCAGAAAATTCACACAGGAGAAAAACCATATGTATGTactgaatgtgggaaagcctttatcCGAAAGTCACATTTTATTACACAtgagagaattcatactggagagaaaccttatgaatGCAATGACTGTGGGAAGTCCTTTATAAAGAAGTCACAACTCCATGTGCATCAGCGAATTCACACAGGGGAGAATCCCTTCATATGTTCAGAATGTGGGAAGATCTTCACTCACAGGACAAATCTCATTATACACCAGAAAATTCATACTGGTGAGAGACCCTATATATGTACTGAATGCGGGAAGGCCTTTACTGACAGGTCAAATCTCATTAAACATCaaaaaattcatactggagagaaaccctataaaTGCAGTGACTGTGGGAAATCATTCACCTGGAAGTCACGGCTCAGGATACATCAGAAATGTCACACTGGAGAGCGACATTATGAATgcaatgaatgtgggaaagcATTTATTCAGAAGTCAACACTGAGTATGCACCAGAGAATTCATAAAGGAGAAAAACCCTATGTTTGCACtgaatgtgggaaggccttctTCCACAAGTCACATTTTATTACACAtgagagaattcatactggagagaaaccttacgaATGCAGTGACTGTGGGAAATCTTTCACAAAGAAGTCACAACTTCATGTACATCAGCAaattcacacaggagagaaaccctaCAGATGTGCTGAATGTGGAAAGGCTTTCACGGACAGATCAAATCTCTTTACACACCAGAAAATTCATACTGGCGAGAAACCCTATAAATGTGATGACTGTGGAAAAGCCTTCACTCGAAAGTCAGGCCTCCATATACATCAGCAGTCTCATACTGGAGAAAGACATTATGAGTgtagtgaatgtgggaaagcctttgcACGAAAATCAACACTCATTatgcatcagagaattcatacaggagagaaaccttatattTGTACTGAATGTGGGAAGTCATTCATCCAGAAGTCACATTTAAATCGACAtaggagaattcatactggagagaaaccctataaaTGCAGTGATTGTGGGAAGGGCTTTATTAAGAAGTCACAACTCCTTGAACATCACCGaattcacacaggagagaaaccttatatgTGTACTGAATGTGGAAAGGCCTTCTCCATCAGATCAAATCTTATTAAACACCAGAAAATTCATACTAAACAGAAACCTTATAAATCTAGTGACTTTAGGAAAGACTTTAATTGGAAAACACAATTCAGTGTACATCAGAAATCTAATACTGAGGGAGTAGAATGCCCGGTGCCACAATCATGGGGTAGGGATACAAAGTTGTGA
- the ZNF484 gene encoding zinc finger protein 484 isoform X6 has protein sequence MGEGLGSVSFKDISVDFSREEWQQLDLAQKSLYRDVMLENYFNLISVGCQVPKPEVIFNLEWGEEPFMWNDKTSSQSCLDQDIGFGTSQQGLSEDVSVWFEGIHVFPRDDLYSILEEFWQDDKQTRREKENQNKHLSPIIFTNKDILANKGNCDYNKDIGKKFHVNTNLVPSRKRLHYCNSFQKSLKPIVSLCNCNGNSATENFDKIIGYINTFTLMNSHTEMNACEYNQCKKLLSKQALIQHQKHHAGEDFHLFSDCVKLSTHKTHLFAHQRIYTEEKHHECTKCEMIFTQKSQFAVPHVYTREKPYVGTESGKKFSNSSHEKTPHTEETDYKCSAHGKAFIKKLDLFRLQRIPTGGKNPYDYSECGKNVSNNSNLSIHKKAHTGKKHFECIECGKSFTRKSTLSMHQKIHTGEKPYVCTECGKAFIRKSHFITHERIHTGEKPYECNDCGKSFIKKSQLHVHQRIHTGENPFICSECGKIFTHRTNLIIHQKIHTGERPYICTECGKAFTDRSNLIKHQKIHTGEKPYKCSDCGKSFTWKSRLRIHQKCHTGERHYECNECGKAFIQKSTLSMHQRIHKGEKPYVCTECGKAFFHKSHFITHERIHTGEKPYECSDCGKSFTKKSQLHVHQQIHTGEKPYRCAECGKAFTDRSNLFTHQKIHTGEKPYKCDDCGKAFTRKSGLHIHQQSHTGERHYECSECGKAFARKSTLIMHQRIHTGEKPYICTECGKSFIQKSHLNRHRRIHTGEKPYKCSDCGKGFIKKSQLLEHHRIHTGEKPYMCTECGKAFSIRSNLIKHQKIHTKQKPYKSSDFRKDFNWKTQFSVHQKSNTEGVECPVPQSWGRDTKL, from the coding sequence atcagGATATTGGTTTTGGAACATCACAACAGGGACTATCTGAAGATGTTTCAGTCTGGTTTGAGGGAATACATGTCTTCCCAAGAGATGACCTATATTCCATTTTAGAAGAATTTTGGCAAGATGATAAACagacaagaagagaaaaggaaaaccagaaCAAACATTTAAGTCCTATCATCTTCACCAACAAGGATATACTAGCTAATAAGGGGAACTGTGACTATAATAAAGACATTGGGAAAAAATTTCATGTAAACACAAACCTTGTTCCTTCAAGAAAAAGACTCCATTACTGTAACTCATTTCAAAAGAGTTTGAAGCCTATTGTAAGCTTATGTAATTGTAATGGAAACAGTGCAACAGAAAATTTTGATAAGATTATTGGATATATTAATACTTTTACCCTTATGAATTCTCATACAGAAATGAATGCTTGTGAATATAATCAATGTAAGAAACTTCTGAGTAAGCAAGCTCTCATTCAGCATCAAAAACATCATGCTGGGGAGGACTTCCATTTATTCTCTGATTGTGTAAAACTCTCCACCCATAAGACACACctttttgcacatcaaaggattTACACTGAAGAGAAACATCATGAGTGCACCAAATGTGAGATGATCTTCACTCAGAAGTCCCAATTTGCTGTGCCTCATGTTTATACAAGAGAAAAACCCTACGTAGGCACTGAATCTGGGAAGAAATTTTCCAACTCAAGCCATGAGAAAACTCCTCATACTGAGGAGACTGACTATAAATGCAGTGCACATGGAAAAGCCTTTATCAAGAAGTTAGATCTGTTCAGACTCCAGAGAATTCCTACTGGAGGAAAAAACCCCTATGATTACAGTGAATGTGGAAAAAATGTCTCTAACAATTCAAATCTCAGTATACACAAAAAAGCTCATACTGGCAAGAAGCACTTTGAATGTATTGAGTGTGGAAAATCTTTCACAAGAAAATCAACACTAAGTATGCATCAGAAAATTCACACAGGAGAAAAACCATATGTATGTactgaatgtgggaaagcctttatcCGAAAGTCACATTTTATTACACAtgagagaattcatactggagagaaaccttatgaatGCAATGACTGTGGGAAGTCCTTTATAAAGAAGTCACAACTCCATGTGCATCAGCGAATTCACACAGGGGAGAATCCCTTCATATGTTCAGAATGTGGGAAGATCTTCACTCACAGGACAAATCTCATTATACACCAGAAAATTCATACTGGTGAGAGACCCTATATATGTACTGAATGCGGGAAGGCCTTTACTGACAGGTCAAATCTCATTAAACATCaaaaaattcatactggagagaaaccctataaaTGCAGTGACTGTGGGAAATCATTCACCTGGAAGTCACGGCTCAGGATACATCAGAAATGTCACACTGGAGAGCGACATTATGAATgcaatgaatgtgggaaagcATTTATTCAGAAGTCAACACTGAGTATGCACCAGAGAATTCATAAAGGAGAAAAACCCTATGTTTGCACtgaatgtgggaaggccttctTCCACAAGTCACATTTTATTACACAtgagagaattcatactggagagaaaccttacgaATGCAGTGACTGTGGGAAATCTTTCACAAAGAAGTCACAACTTCATGTACATCAGCAaattcacacaggagagaaaccctaCAGATGTGCTGAATGTGGAAAGGCTTTCACGGACAGATCAAATCTCTTTACACACCAGAAAATTCATACTGGCGAGAAACCCTATAAATGTGATGACTGTGGAAAAGCCTTCACTCGAAAGTCAGGCCTCCATATACATCAGCAGTCTCATACTGGAGAAAGACATTATGAGTgtagtgaatgtgggaaagcctttgcACGAAAATCAACACTCATTatgcatcagagaattcatacaggagagaaaccttatattTGTACTGAATGTGGGAAGTCATTCATCCAGAAGTCACATTTAAATCGACAtaggagaattcatactggagagaaaccctataaaTGCAGTGATTGTGGGAAGGGCTTTATTAAGAAGTCACAACTCCTTGAACATCACCGaattcacacaggagagaaaccttatatgTGTACTGAATGTGGAAAGGCCTTCTCCATCAGATCAAATCTTATTAAACACCAGAAAATTCATACTAAACAGAAACCTTATAAATCTAGTGACTTTAGGAAAGACTTTAATTGGAAAACACAATTCAGTGTACATCAGAAATCTAATACTGAGGGAGTAGAATGCCCGGTGCCACAATCATGGGGTAGGGATACAAAGTTGTGA
- the ZNF484 gene encoding zinc finger protein 484 isoform X5, with the protein MTKSLGSVSFKDISVDFSREEWQQLDLAQKSLYRDVMLENYFNLISVGCQVPKPEVIFNLEWGEEPFMWNDKTSSQSCLDQDIGFGTSQQGLSEDVSVWFEGIHVFPRDDLYSILEEFWQDDKQTRREKENQNKHLSPIIFTNKDILANKGNCDYNKDIGKKFHVNTNLVPSRKRLHYCNSFQKSLKPIVSLCNCNGNSATENFDKIIGYINTFTLMNSHTEMNACEYNQCKKLLSKQALIQHQKHHAGEDFHLFSDCVKLSTHKTHLFAHQRIYTEEKHHECTKCEMIFTQKSQFAVPHVYTREKPYVGTESGKKFSNSSHEKTPHTEETDYKCSAHGKAFIKKLDLFRLQRIPTGGKNPYDYSECGKNVSNNSNLSIHKKAHTGKKHFECIECGKSFTRKSTLSMHQKIHTGEKPYVCTECGKAFIRKSHFITHERIHTGEKPYECNDCGKSFIKKSQLHVHQRIHTGENPFICSECGKIFTHRTNLIIHQKIHTGERPYICTECGKAFTDRSNLIKHQKIHTGEKPYKCSDCGKSFTWKSRLRIHQKCHTGERHYECNECGKAFIQKSTLSMHQRIHKGEKPYVCTECGKAFFHKSHFITHERIHTGEKPYECSDCGKSFTKKSQLHVHQQIHTGEKPYRCAECGKAFTDRSNLFTHQKIHTGEKPYKCDDCGKAFTRKSGLHIHQQSHTGERHYECSECGKAFARKSTLIMHQRIHTGEKPYICTECGKSFIQKSHLNRHRRIHTGEKPYKCSDCGKGFIKKSQLLEHHRIHTGEKPYMCTECGKAFSIRSNLIKHQKIHTKQKPYKSSDFRKDFNWKTQFSVHQKSNTEGVECPVPQSWGRDTKL; encoded by the coding sequence atcagGATATTGGTTTTGGAACATCACAACAGGGACTATCTGAAGATGTTTCAGTCTGGTTTGAGGGAATACATGTCTTCCCAAGAGATGACCTATATTCCATTTTAGAAGAATTTTGGCAAGATGATAAACagacaagaagagaaaaggaaaaccagaaCAAACATTTAAGTCCTATCATCTTCACCAACAAGGATATACTAGCTAATAAGGGGAACTGTGACTATAATAAAGACATTGGGAAAAAATTTCATGTAAACACAAACCTTGTTCCTTCAAGAAAAAGACTCCATTACTGTAACTCATTTCAAAAGAGTTTGAAGCCTATTGTAAGCTTATGTAATTGTAATGGAAACAGTGCAACAGAAAATTTTGATAAGATTATTGGATATATTAATACTTTTACCCTTATGAATTCTCATACAGAAATGAATGCTTGTGAATATAATCAATGTAAGAAACTTCTGAGTAAGCAAGCTCTCATTCAGCATCAAAAACATCATGCTGGGGAGGACTTCCATTTATTCTCTGATTGTGTAAAACTCTCCACCCATAAGACACACctttttgcacatcaaaggattTACACTGAAGAGAAACATCATGAGTGCACCAAATGTGAGATGATCTTCACTCAGAAGTCCCAATTTGCTGTGCCTCATGTTTATACAAGAGAAAAACCCTACGTAGGCACTGAATCTGGGAAGAAATTTTCCAACTCAAGCCATGAGAAAACTCCTCATACTGAGGAGACTGACTATAAATGCAGTGCACATGGAAAAGCCTTTATCAAGAAGTTAGATCTGTTCAGACTCCAGAGAATTCCTACTGGAGGAAAAAACCCCTATGATTACAGTGAATGTGGAAAAAATGTCTCTAACAATTCAAATCTCAGTATACACAAAAAAGCTCATACTGGCAAGAAGCACTTTGAATGTATTGAGTGTGGAAAATCTTTCACAAGAAAATCAACACTAAGTATGCATCAGAAAATTCACACAGGAGAAAAACCATATGTATGTactgaatgtgggaaagcctttatcCGAAAGTCACATTTTATTACACAtgagagaattcatactggagagaaaccttatgaatGCAATGACTGTGGGAAGTCCTTTATAAAGAAGTCACAACTCCATGTGCATCAGCGAATTCACACAGGGGAGAATCCCTTCATATGTTCAGAATGTGGGAAGATCTTCACTCACAGGACAAATCTCATTATACACCAGAAAATTCATACTGGTGAGAGACCCTATATATGTACTGAATGCGGGAAGGCCTTTACTGACAGGTCAAATCTCATTAAACATCaaaaaattcatactggagagaaaccctataaaTGCAGTGACTGTGGGAAATCATTCACCTGGAAGTCACGGCTCAGGATACATCAGAAATGTCACACTGGAGAGCGACATTATGAATgcaatgaatgtgggaaagcATTTATTCAGAAGTCAACACTGAGTATGCACCAGAGAATTCATAAAGGAGAAAAACCCTATGTTTGCACtgaatgtgggaaggccttctTCCACAAGTCACATTTTATTACACAtgagagaattcatactggagagaaaccttacgaATGCAGTGACTGTGGGAAATCTTTCACAAAGAAGTCACAACTTCATGTACATCAGCAaattcacacaggagagaaaccctaCAGATGTGCTGAATGTGGAAAGGCTTTCACGGACAGATCAAATCTCTTTACACACCAGAAAATTCATACTGGCGAGAAACCCTATAAATGTGATGACTGTGGAAAAGCCTTCACTCGAAAGTCAGGCCTCCATATACATCAGCAGTCTCATACTGGAGAAAGACATTATGAGTgtagtgaatgtgggaaagcctttgcACGAAAATCAACACTCATTatgcatcagagaattcatacaggagagaaaccttatattTGTACTGAATGTGGGAAGTCATTCATCCAGAAGTCACATTTAAATCGACAtaggagaattcatactggagagaaaccctataaaTGCAGTGATTGTGGGAAGGGCTTTATTAAGAAGTCACAACTCCTTGAACATCACCGaattcacacaggagagaaaccttatatgTGTACTGAATGTGGAAAGGCCTTCTCCATCAGATCAAATCTTATTAAACACCAGAAAATTCATACTAAACAGAAACCTTATAAATCTAGTGACTTTAGGAAAGACTTTAATTGGAAAACACAATTCAGTGTACATCAGAAATCTAATACTGAGGGAGTAGAATGCCCGGTGCCACAATCATGGGGTAGGGATACAAAGTTGTGA